The proteins below come from a single Esox lucius isolate fEsoLuc1 chromosome 7, fEsoLuc1.pri, whole genome shotgun sequence genomic window:
- the timm22 gene encoding mitochondrial import inner membrane translocase subunit Tim22 (The RefSeq protein has 3 substitutions compared to this genomic sequence), with the protein MASTVDGGNGSVSDSRLPSSANSSYEGSTFQYSMLLEHLVGEKRPIKDLNPTVMGGLPNPMKTDDQKMIERGMESCAFKAVLACVGGFVLGGAFGVFTAGIDTNVGFDPKDPMKTPSAREVLKDMGQRGMSYTKNFAVIGAMFSCTECIIESHRGRSDWKNAVHSGCVTGGAIGFRAGAKAGVLGCGGFAAFSAAIEYYLR; encoded by the exons ATGGCGTCGACCGTGGATGGTGGAAATGGCTCTGTGTCCGATTCTCGTCTCCCATCCTCGGCAAATTCGAGCTATGAAGGTTCAACTTTTCAGTACAGCATGCTCTTGGAGCACCTCGTCGGGGAGAAGAGGCCGATTAAAGATCTTAATCCGACCGTGATGGGGGGTCTTCCCAATCCCATGAAAACCGACGACCAGAAGATGATCGAACGAGGAATGGAGAGCTGTGCCTTCAAGGCGGTGTTGGCATGTGTTGGAG GGTTTGTTCTTGGGGGAGCATTTGGTGTGTTCACAGCTGGTATAGACACCAATGTAGGATTTGACCCTAAAGACCCCATGAAAACACCCTCAGCCCGAGAGGTCCTCAAAGACATGGGCCAGAGGGGGATGTCCTATGCCAAAAACTTTGCTGTCATTGGGGCAATGTTCTCCTGCACGGAGTGCATCATTGAATCG CACCGGGGAAAGTCAGACTGGAAGAACGCTGTCTACAGTGGTTGTGTTACTGGGGGAGCCATAGGATTCCGAG CTGGGGCAAAGGCTGGAGTGCTAGGATGTGGAGGCTTTGCTGCCTTCTCTGCTGCCATTGAGTACTATCTCCGGTGA